In Peromyscus leucopus breed LL Stock chromosome 9, UCI_PerLeu_2.1, whole genome shotgun sequence, the sequence GCCAGTTCCACTCCACCCGTCTGCCTTATTCCTCCTGTGAGGAGCCTCAGGCCAGGTGGATGCAGAAATGCACAGCCAGGTGGACATGCCAACATGGAGCCGGCACTTTGTACATCTTGTTTCAAAGATCTTGGCCATGGTGCTGGGGTACAGATATGTGCTGGCTTTTACCTAGGGGCTGGGCATCCACACTCAAGTCTTCATACTTGCCCAGgagacactttaccaactgagccatctccataggCTGCTTTTGAAAGCTGCCACCGAGTGCTGGGTGGGTACTCCCCAGGCCTTTCCTTGTGGGCTCCTGGCTCTGACGCTCAGGGTCAAGGCTCGTGTGTCCTGAGGTGGTAACCAAGACTTTGAATCTCTTTGCCCTCCCTGCAGGAAAAGGCTGAGGAGGTTTATCGCCTGTACCAGAACTcgcccctctcctcccaccctgtggTGGCCCTGTCAGAGCTGAGTACTCTGTGTGCCAACTCCTGCCCGGACGAGAGGACCTTCTACCTggtgctgctgcagctgcagaaGGAGAAGAGAGTCACGGTCTTGGAGCAGAACGGAGAGAAGGTGTGGAAGCGTGCCTGTCTGGGTGTGTGccggcctctgtgtgtgtgtgtggaagcgtgcatgcgtgcatgcgtgcatgcgtgcatggaCTCCCAAGGACttcatctgcactcacatgcccacccCAGGCCTGCTTGTGAATTTCTGAGCGTGTGTGGTAGGGACAGCAGTAATTTGTCCCTTTCCTCCAGATTGTGAAGTTTGCCAGGGGACCACATGCCAAAGTGTCTCCTGTCAACGATGTGGATGTTGGGGTCTACCAGCTGATGCAGAGTGAGCAGCTTCTCTCTCGAAAGGTTGAGTCTTTATCCCAAGAATCTGAGAGGTaatctttcctgcctggctgcacTGGAGCCCCAGCATGATTGGGGctcttcaaaagagaaaaaaaaacaaggctaGGAATATGTCTCCATCTGTAGAGTGCTtctctagcatgcatgaggccatgAGTTTGCCCCCAGCACTGCAAGAAAAGTTATGTACTAATTACACACATACTAGGTACTCcatgtagaaaacagaaaataaaggagaaaaatgactaTTGTCCCTCCCGTGATTACAGCTGTTAATGTCTTATTTATGTTCTTCTGAAGCTGGTGTTGTCCACAAGTGGGGAGACAGTAAGGTGGATCTGTGCCTTCACAGGCTTTTGTAAGGATCTCTTGCTCTTCCTTGAGATGCTTCTACAGGGATCCTTGGAGGACACTTCTGTGAATTAAAGTTCTTCACTCTGTCTCTCAGAGAAATAGAGGAGTGTTGGGAGGCTCAGAGGTTTGGCCAGGGTCTTTAATGTGTAGGAATCAGTCACATGTCTTGCAGTGGAAAGATGTGTATAATTGTCTCACCTTCCGGCCTGGATCCCCTTGCCTTGCCACATAGGATGCCCAAgcgtctgttgagacttgcttccAGAGAGTGGCATGGGTAGTTGGCCATCACTGTGACTGTGGGGTTTAGGGAATTGTTGGCCTTCAGGTTTGAAGCTACTTTCCCTAAGTGCTCTCAGACATTCTTTGAGACCCTGCCACAGCACACCCTTCTTCATCTGTCCTACATTCCACAGGTGCAAAGAGGAAGCCCGCCGAGCATGCCGAGCTGGAAAGAAGCAGTTGGTAGGTTCCCTTCCTCTGCAGCCTAGGAATGGCATCCTCAACTGTCAGGGACAGGGGCCCAGCAGTTCAGAGAGAGAGCGGCTTGATTGGGGGTCAGGGTGCATTTGCAGGTGTCTCAGGCACCACAGTTTAATTTATAGGGAGAAGACTGGGATGCTCTTGTTGTTTGAGCAGGGCTGCATGCTTTGCCCCTTGGCCTACCATGTCCCATCCTGATCTGTTTCCATACCCGCCAGGCACTGAGGTCCCTCAAGGccaagcagaggacagagaaacGCATTGAGGCCCTGCACGCCAAGCTGGACACTGTTCAAGGCATCCTGGATCGCATCTATGCCTCCCAGACAGACCAGATGGTAGCCACGCCCCTTGGTGCCCTGTGGTCCCAGGCGCCCACACTGCGTCTCCCTCCCCTGTGGCCTGCTGTTTCCTGAATCCTGGGTTCTTCCAGAGTGTGGTtgggttccctcctctcttggGAAGTTTAGCTTCTATGGGTATAAGGTGAATTGACCTTGGGTGGCCAAAGAAAGCCTGAAGCTAGCTTTGGAGCTGAAGTGCGGTTGTCTGTATTTTGGCAAGTGTTGCACAGGTAACTTGGTCTTCTCTTTAGGTTTTTAATGCTTACCAAGCTGGTGTGGGAGCCTTGAAACTCTCCATGAAGGACGTCACAGTGGAGAAGGCAGAGAGCCTTGTGGACCAGATCCAGGAGGTATGGGGGGCCTGGGAGGGCCCATGAGAAAGGAGTTGTAGAGAACATGGTTGACCTGGCTTTGTGCCTAAGAGGAACGAACCTTTCCTTCAGAGCTTTGTGTTTGTCCCTTTACAGCTGTGTGACACGCAGGATGAAGTTTCTCAGACTCTGGCTGGCGGGGTAACCAATGGTTTAGGTGAGTTGACAAGGACACGTCCCCCTCCTTTCTGAGAGACCTCACTTCCTGGGCCAGGACAGGTCATGAGCTTGGCCCTCTGTGGGACTCACCTGCTCGGGTGGTTGGAGGGAGTTAACGTTACCTCCCAGATAGCTGTTCTGAGGGTCCTTTGTACTCCAGCATCCACACTGACAAAGCGTCACACTGGCAGTCCTCTCTCAGGGCAAAGGGAAGCAGGACCTGATTCCTGGGGTCAGTGGACTAGACCCATCAGACAGCCAGCTCTGCCTGTAGAGAAAGGATATCTGCCTGAGGGTACCCTTTGCCTCCTGACTAATGTGACTGCCAACCCACAGAAGGGCTGCTGGGCTGTGTAGTTGAGCTGTGCTGGGCACACGggttcatctctttctttctggggTTGACATGCCATCTCCCTCCCAGATTTTGACAGTGAGGAACTGGAGAAGGAGTTGGACATCCTCCTTCAGGACACCACCAAAGAACCTTTGGACCTGCCCGACAACCCCCATGAGACGCTTTATACCAACAGTGTGCCTAAGCCTAGGATCTTAGATGCTGAACTTGAAGCTGAACTTGAGAAACTGTCCTTATCAGAAGGAGGTACGGAGCTGTTTCCCATAGATCCTGGACATGTGACTGGGTGACAGAGGA encodes:
- the Chmp7 gene encoding charged multivesicular body protein 7, with protein sequence MWSPGREAQAPTGGDPAGLLPPEWEEDEERMSFLFSAFKRSREVNSTDWDSKMGFWAPLVLSHSRRQGVVRLRLRDLQEAFQRKGSVPLGLATVLQDLLRRGELQRESDFMASVDSSWISWGVGVFLLKPLKWTLSNMLGDNKVPAEEVLVAVELLKEKAEEVYRLYQNSPLSSHPVVALSELSTLCANSCPDERTFYLVLLQLQKEKRVTVLEQNGEKIVKFARGPHAKVSPVNDVDVGVYQLMQSEQLLSRKVESLSQESERCKEEARRACRAGKKQLALRSLKAKQRTEKRIEALHAKLDTVQGILDRIYASQTDQMVFNAYQAGVGALKLSMKDVTVEKAESLVDQIQELCDTQDEVSQTLAGGVTNGLDFDSEELEKELDILLQDTTKEPLDLPDNPHETLYTNSVPKPRILDAELEAELEKLSLSEGGLQVPSSKSPKRQLEPTL